The Cygnus olor isolate bCygOlo1 chromosome 14, bCygOlo1.pri.v2, whole genome shotgun sequence genomic interval CGTACGTTTTTTTGGGAAGGGTTGTGGGAACCGTGGCCAAGTACGGTGTCAACATGTTTCCAAACATAGGCGCATCCTGTAACCGCGGGTTCCCAGAAAGCCCTCCTGCCTGACCTTCCTCTGTCGGGGCATGTGTTTGTACAACAGGcctggggggctcctgggggcagGGTGTGTTGCCTTTTCCGAGCAAATCGGCGCGGGGCACGTGGTGGCTCTGCCAAACCCAGGATGACAGCGGGCTGGTGATGGAACTGCAGAAGCCATCCCCAGCGGCTGCCCGGCCCAGCTCAGGTGTGGAGCTTGCTGTGGATTGTGCTAGGGTCAAGAGCTCTTCGTGCAGCGTTAACGCTCCGCGTGCTCGAGCATATTCCGCTGGGACTCGCAcggagagggaggaagggccGTGAGTTGGCCGGACTAATACCTGCATTAACAGTGGTTTACCTTCAGCGTCCTTCTGGGGCAAAGCTCACTTAGGAGCAGCCGCTTGCCTCGACACTTTCTGCGTTGCGGTGCCGGACGGGAACACGTGGCAGGCAGCGCTTCCCGGCGGTTGTGATGTTTTTTGGCGTTGTGTTCTGAGTCatcctgtttctttccatggTCACAAGTCGGAAGGACCTGGCGGAGATCTCAGCTGCAGATAGCCTGGTGCTGACGGTGTGTGGGAGGTGACCATGGCAGCCCTGGGTCAGCTGGAAGCCGCCGTTTGTTTCGGAGATGGCCGAGCCCTGACTGAGGTGGCGGGGCTGTGACCGAGGTGTATCCGTGCGgctcagcctgctctgggtgccgCGTTCCCAGGCAGCGAGCTCGCCTCCTTGCTGGCACCCCTGGAGGCAGCTCCgcagcctgctgctgcggcaggcggagctgggctgggacctGGCGGTCTCACCGCCGCCTTTCTCCATCCTCGACCCTCTCGTCAGAGTGTCCCCGGCCTCTAGCGAGGCCCAGGAGCAGAGTCCCTGCCCTAGGAGGGCGGTCGTGGAGGAGAAGCATCTCTGGTGCTCcacagcatttgttttccttttttttttttttttttggtgcagagAGAGCCCTTGGTGGCAGCGACAGCACTAGCCGGGGAGGTCCTTGGGGCACCCGGAAGAACCGGGGGGGGCTCAGACGGAGCTTGCCGACATCGCTCACATCCTCGCCGCGCCAGCCGGACTTCAGCAGCGATAGGaaagctgggcagggagggcgGAAACGCGCGGCGAGAGGGCTCGGCGCACACGTGCTCGGTGCCGATCCGGATCCGCGGACCTGAGCCCGTCCCCAGCCTTGGCGGCTGTGGGGGCCCAGCCCCGAGGGTCGCTGCAGGGTGGGGGGCGTGGAGGAAGCGGCACCGCTGTCTCCAGCACGGTGCTGAGCGCGTTGTTCCAGGCGAGCGGCGGTGCGTGCGGCGCTCCCGCAGAGTGACTCTGCAGTCTGCAGGGCATGGCTGCATggcggggagcagcaggagcagcagcagcccctctggcggcgggcggcagggcacggggacggctcgcttctcctcctcctttcccaacaccctttgggtttgtttttcccaccccccccactcGCCTGTCGGGTGATAAGTGGAGAGAacggggctggggtgggggggggggtcagggctAGATTCGGGAGATAGGAATCGGTCCGAAACGCTGAGAAAAGAGGTGAGTTTTTCCTGACTGAAGTATGCGGGGAAACGAGTATCGGATTGGAAAAGGCgcaaaaatgaggaaagggGAGGCTTCTGGTggtgggaaagggagaggaaggtgcGTGGGGAGGTCGACCGGAGAGGTTTGGGGGGGGCGTCATACCTGCCCCGTAACTCAGAGGTGCTGCCGGATGGTGGGTACGGTGTTAAATACCTCTAACTGGATGATTTGCAACATCTTTTCAGCCTTCACGCTAAATTCGCCCTGCTTCCTCCCCCTCCTAACTGTGCCTTTGGAAGCGCCTGGTTAGGGAGTAAATGAGTGATTATTGATGTACCAAATGTCAGTTACCAAACTGTCCAGTGTGCACACTTACAGATGACAGAGGCTGGCGAACAAATGAAATAGAATTTATAATTAAGTAAGATTTAACGTTTGATAAGCCAACACTCGCTTTATACTACAGGAAATTAGTTTCTTCGGATTCTTCAAGGTCagatcttccattttttttggatgaaatgTTGCAAAAGAAGCGCTGAATTTATTCCTGCAGGACAGTTGAGATTCTCATTACAATGATTTTCTACCTTTGCTGGAGCCCTTCTGGATATTTGCACAGTCAGCACAGTGCAGGAGCAATGTCTGCTTCTGTCAACCCCCCTGAACCCACCGGAGAAGCCTCCTGAAAATAAAGCCCCTGATATCAAATTCCTGCGTGCCTGTAGATGGCAATGCCCTTGGTCTCGTCTAGCACAGGAAGAGATTTAAAGGGGTGGCCGAGGTACTTCGCTGTGTCTGTGTGCCTACAGGCGGccacaaagggaaaacagagcaaagaagTAAGTGTGAGGAATGATACCGGTACACGCTAACACAGAGAAATGATGTGGCCATAGCAGCAGGCactgaaatgtggaaaaatgaaTCCTAAAAATGTTGCTAGGAGGTTTTACTCTGACTGGAAGAGAGACGATAGGGTGTTTGTGCTCGAGATCCCACCCCGTAAGACAGGAAGCGAATCACAGAGGTGGCTCCGCCATGTGCTCGGATGACAAAGCATGAGACTTTCCTGGCTGTAATCGCGttaaatttcagtttccaaTTCCCTGCTAAACCTTGAAAGCTCGGGGGAGTACCTAATACGATCTAATGCATCTGAGTGTGCGGAAATCCACTGCAGAGGGTCTTGCACTGAGCTGAGCAGAAAGGGGACTGATACCTTTTCGGCTTCCCAATCCCAAGGGAACTGTTGTACTGCTGGTTTTCTGGTGGTGAcggtggtgggtttttgttttcttcaaatcaGAGAATGCTGGATGTGACGTTTGCACTCTGAGCAGGGAGGAATTTGATGCAAGCGACCCTCATCTTTAAAGCGTAGAATTAAACCTGTAAGTACAACTTGGAAGAAGATTTGGAAGAGACATACCAGATTACAGGCAGCCAACTCGAGTACTTCACTTGGAGTTGACATCTGAGTTAAGCTAATTAACAGCAGAGAAGGACGAAGGTGGAGGGTGATCAGAAAAGCTCTGAGTTTGATTAAAACCAACCAGGTAGCCTGGACCGGAGCGGGGAATGTCTCAAATAGGCTGTGAGCCTAAGGCTTTCAAATTTAGTTAAGGATTTTAATTGTTGTCTTTactgtgctgcctcctgcatCCTATAGACCCCTCGCTTGACCCTCTACCTGCAGCACGGAGGTGAGAGAGCCTTGGATTTCAGTCCTGGGGTTTTCATGGGGATTTATGGCATCGCTGCCTGGTGTCACGGGCATACCTCTGATACTGGGGCTGTTGGGGGATGAATTTCTGGCTGCTGTTTGCCCAATGGGGTGGTGGAGAGGttctcctctcctgcagggAGAAGGATCTGCCTTGCTCACCGCTTATCACGCTGTCCTTAGGCAAAACTTCGCTGTTGTGTGTTAGAGTGCCTGCCCTTATGTGCACGCAGAAAAGCGGGTAGCAGAGCAGTACGCGATAAGCCTGTCATAGGGAAACCCTGTCCCCCACCAGTTTCCATAGGGTGGGATCCAGCTGGCctctgggctgcaccaaaaTGGCTCCTGTAGTTCAACAAGAGTCTCTCCAAGCACGTTAATTTTGCCAGGTCATGCCTAAAATTTTACTGCTTGTTCAATGTCCAGTAACTTCACGAATCATTTGGGGAGGGTGACTCTGGCTATGCCGGACCCAGGCTGGTGTAGGCTCCGTCTGGGCTGACCTCCTGGAGGGCTGGAGGCTTCCAGCAGCGTCACTTCAGGCTTACAGGTGATTAAGGGCCGAGAGGCAGAGAGCTGGCTCACCACCTGCTTGATGGGAACGGTAATCGGACTTTTCTCTTGCTCCTTCTTTGAAGGTGCGGCGTGCTTTCTCCGCGGCTCGTCGTCTGATGCCTGGATGGAGGGGTTGGGGCTGGCGGTTGGAGCAGCGCCGTGCTGCTCACCCatttggggagaggggagaaggggtTAATGGCGGAGAACATCAGTGTTTGTTCTCTCC includes:
- the LOC121077977 gene encoding uncharacterized protein LOC121077977 — its product is MTPPPNLSGRPPHAPSSPFPTTRSLPFPHFCAFSNPILVSPHTSVRKNSPLFSAFRTDSYLPNLALTPPPTPAPFSPLITRQASGGGGKNKPKGCWERRRRSEPSPCPAARRQRGCCCSCCSPPCSHALQTAESLCGSAARTAARLEQRAQHRAGDSGAASSTPPTLQRPSGLGPHSRQGWGRAQVRGSGSAPSTCAPSPLAARFRPPCPAFLSLLKSGWRGEDVSDVGKLRLSPPRFFRVPQGPPRLVLSLPPRALSAPKKKKKKENKCCGAPEMLLLHDRPPRAGTLLLGLARGRGHSDERVEDGERRR